A single Agrococcus sp. ARC_14 DNA region contains:
- a CDS encoding WhiB family transcriptional regulator, with product MLGVPGVRNEADDHPLGWQADALCAETDPEAFFPEKGGSTRDAKRICDTCEVRQQCLEYALENDERFGIWGGLSERERRKLRKLA from the coding sequence ATGCTCGGGGTCCCGGGCGTCCGCAACGAGGCGGACGACCACCCACTGGGCTGGCAGGCAGACGCACTGTGCGCCGAGACCGACCCAGAGGCATTCTTCCCCGAGAAGGGCGGCTCGACGCGCGACGCGAAGCGCATCTGCGACACCTGCGAGGTGCGGCAGCAGTGCCTCGAGTACGCGCTCGAGAACGACGAGCGCTTCGGCATCTGGGGCGGCCTGTCCGAGCGCGAGCGGCGCAAGCTGCGCAAGCTCGCCTGA
- a CDS encoding glycosyltransferase translates to MHQRVFAVLAASNGAAYLPATLAAVDAQTVAPERLVAVDGASKDDTRAMLEASSARSVVAAQRLPYGQLIAKGVASLPPGEDGDWLWLLAHDASPHPRALQALLAHVESHPSVRVVGPKVMRADAPDRFAEFGQTVTPFGRSLLLHEGELDQGQHDDDSDRLGVAESGMLVRRDVFEALGGFDPALRSIDAGLDVGVRARLAGHRVAVEPRAKVRRAGGPEHFAARSVSDAQRVATARRAQLHRRLAYANPIASVLQWLLLVPFGLVRTVAHLLAKRPAAVVAEWQATLATLVAFPATARARRRIVAARTTGWSSLRPLRASWRTVRSQRRALGDPERMQTVVDERVGFVEGAGLWVTALAIVVGIVLTPQLIGAGAATGGALLPLTGSLAELWSHTLAGTRDALGELTGPADPFVLLLALLGSLTPWQPSTAIVLLLFLAPAIASLTGFFAVRRMTTSRWAPAVAAALWSLSPLLLAAIVEGRLGAVLAHLALPLAIVGVLRAAESWRAAGAAAIPVAVVVAGAPVLLPAMLLLVLLAIATSWRTPLRPLAALLPAAVLFAPIAIARWVDGSPLAALADPGVPMPSTPPTAVEAALLSPDGTLASLEGVIAWLAPGADPAWFALGLLAPLALCALTGIVLRPTRSWQWVVLLLAGYATAIVSARLAVTSLDGEPVTVWAGSGASLTLAALIALAVVAVDLDDRRGAIPGGLVTLAAVAAAVPIIATSFLMPATVIAAPERRMPAFVDAAAEGDPEIGTLVLHPLAPGVLGVDIERGRGTTLDSVSTGELVRDEAGEIEAELAQVAVDMAAGGDVDVAALLDAQGVQFVLLEQEREGAAAEHDRAQRSLDARGDLQAIGQTEAGLLWQRDDVPSSPQPDRPTWAGWLLLAQLVALGGAVVAALPSLRRGARVRTRRLEGTGEWQ, encoded by the coding sequence GTGCATCAGAGGGTCTTCGCCGTGCTCGCGGCCAGCAACGGCGCCGCGTATCTGCCGGCGACGCTCGCCGCCGTCGATGCGCAGACCGTCGCACCCGAGCGACTCGTCGCCGTCGACGGCGCCTCGAAGGATGACACACGCGCGATGCTGGAGGCGTCGAGCGCGCGCAGCGTCGTCGCCGCGCAGCGGCTGCCCTACGGCCAGCTGATCGCCAAGGGCGTCGCGTCGCTGCCCCCGGGCGAGGACGGCGATTGGCTCTGGCTGCTGGCGCACGACGCCTCGCCGCACCCGCGCGCGCTGCAGGCACTGCTCGCGCACGTCGAATCGCACCCGAGCGTGCGCGTCGTCGGGCCGAAGGTCATGCGGGCAGACGCTCCCGATCGGTTCGCGGAGTTCGGCCAGACGGTCACGCCGTTCGGCAGGAGCCTGCTGCTGCACGAGGGCGAGCTCGACCAGGGCCAGCACGACGACGACAGCGACCGCCTGGGCGTGGCGGAGTCCGGCATGCTCGTGCGGCGCGACGTCTTCGAGGCGCTGGGCGGCTTCGACCCGGCGCTGCGCTCGATCGACGCGGGCCTCGACGTGGGCGTTCGCGCACGGCTGGCGGGCCACCGCGTCGCCGTCGAGCCGCGCGCCAAGGTGCGCCGCGCCGGCGGCCCAGAGCACTTCGCGGCGCGCTCGGTGAGCGATGCGCAGCGCGTGGCGACCGCTCGTCGCGCGCAGCTCCACAGGCGGCTCGCCTACGCGAACCCGATCGCGTCGGTGCTCCAGTGGCTCCTGCTGGTGCCGTTCGGTCTCGTGCGCACCGTCGCGCACCTGCTGGCGAAGCGCCCGGCCGCCGTCGTCGCCGAGTGGCAGGCGACGCTCGCGACGCTCGTCGCCTTCCCGGCGACCGCGCGGGCGCGTCGGCGGATCGTGGCGGCGCGCACGACCGGATGGAGCTCGCTGCGGCCGCTGCGCGCGTCGTGGCGCACGGTGCGATCGCAGCGGCGGGCGCTCGGCGACCCCGAGCGGATGCAGACGGTGGTCGACGAGCGCGTCGGCTTCGTCGAGGGCGCAGGGCTCTGGGTCACGGCGCTCGCGATCGTCGTCGGCATCGTGCTCACCCCGCAGCTGATCGGCGCGGGTGCGGCGACCGGCGGTGCGCTGCTGCCGCTCACGGGCTCGCTGGCGGAGCTCTGGTCGCACACGCTCGCCGGCACGCGCGACGCGCTGGGCGAGCTCACGGGGCCGGCTGATCCCTTCGTGCTGCTGCTGGCGCTGCTGGGCTCGCTGACCCCGTGGCAGCCATCGACCGCCATCGTCCTGCTGCTGTTCCTGGCACCGGCGATCGCCTCGCTGACCGGGTTCTTCGCGGTGCGGCGGATGACGACCTCACGCTGGGCGCCGGCGGTCGCGGCCGCGCTGTGGTCGCTCTCGCCGCTGCTGCTCGCTGCCATCGTCGAGGGCCGGCTCGGCGCGGTGCTCGCCCATCTCGCGCTGCCGCTCGCGATCGTCGGCGTCCTGCGCGCCGCGGAGTCGTGGCGCGCGGCGGGCGCTGCGGCCATCCCGGTGGCCGTCGTCGTGGCAGGCGCACCGGTGCTGCTGCCGGCGATGCTGCTGCTCGTGCTGCTCGCGATCGCGACGAGCTGGCGAACGCCGCTGCGCCCGCTCGCGGCGCTCCTGCCTGCCGCCGTGCTCTTCGCGCCGATCGCGATCGCCCGTTGGGTCGACGGTTCGCCGCTCGCGGCGCTCGCCGACCCCGGCGTGCCGATGCCCTCGACGCCGCCGACCGCCGTCGAGGCGGCGCTGCTCTCGCCCGACGGCACGCTCGCGTCGCTCGAGGGCGTGATCGCGTGGCTGGCTCCGGGCGCCGATCCCGCGTGGTTCGCGCTCGGGCTGCTGGCACCGCTGGCGCTCTGCGCCCTCACGGGCATCGTGCTGCGCCCGACCCGGTCATGGCAGTGGGTGGTGCTGCTGCTGGCCGGCTATGCCACCGCGATCGTCTCCGCACGGCTGGCAGTCACGAGCCTGGACGGCGAGCCCGTCACGGTCTGGGCGGGTTCTGGCGCATCGCTGACCCTCGCGGCACTCATCGCGCTCGCCGTCGTCGCCGTCGACCTCGACGACCGCCGGGGCGCCATCCCGGGCGGCCTCGTCACGCTGGCGGCGGTCGCCGCTGCGGTGCCGATCATCGCGACCTCGTTCCTCATGCCTGCGACCGTGATCGCTGCACCCGAGCGCCGCATGCCCGCGTTCGTCGATGCGGCTGCGGAGGGCGACCCCGAGATCGGCACGCTCGTGCTGCATCCGCTCGCACCCGGCGTGCTGGGCGTCGACATCGAGCGCGGCCGCGGCACGACGCTCGACAGCGTCTCCACGGGTGAGCTCGTGCGCGACGAGGCAGGCGAGATCGAGGCGGAGCTCGCGCAGGTCGCCGTCGACATGGCCGCCGGCGGCGACGTCGACGTGGCAGCCCTGCTGGATGCGCAGGGCGTGCAGTTCGTGCTGCTCGAGCAGGAGCGCGAGGGCGCCGCCGCCGAGCACGACCGGGCGCAGCGCTCGCTCGACGCCCGCGGCGACCTGCAGGCCATCGGCCAGACCGAGGCAGGGCTGCTGTGGCAGCGCGACGACGTGCCGAGCAGCCCGCAGCCCGACCGGCCCACGTGGGCGGGTTGGCTGCTGCTCGCGCAGCTCGTGGCGCTCGGCGGGGCAGTCGTCGCCGCGCTGCCGTCGCTGCGCCGAGGTGCGCGCGTGCGCACACGACGACTCGAGGGAACGGGGGAGTGGCAGTGA
- a CDS encoding glycosyltransferase family 2 protein yields MMVRDEADVIAATIEHHLAEGVDRILVTDNASVDGTREILADYARAAPVTVFDDPEHRKQQAEVVTRMARLAATEHAADWVINGDADEFVLAGERTVAEALALAPATLGSFPVPVRNLVGPTARSGAGLATRMHWRDERSAQQLAAAGVQAHPTPNAIHVGDPHVEVAQGNHAVSTPQRGAVPDALGLEVLHVPWRSWEQFERKTISMGRGYEASPSLDPSPNHHGMRDWRRWKAGILLPFYLARTPVDEADFGEGFVRDDRLATRLAALEAVLPARLAEAVDPARDAPFDPEEVRALLSRERDLHALDEAFHAEVATEIARRQALERRAITPERLVRGAKRVVRGAGARIRRIRR; encoded by the coding sequence ATGATGGTCCGCGATGAGGCGGATGTCATCGCAGCCACGATCGAGCACCATCTTGCCGAGGGTGTCGACCGCATCCTCGTGACCGACAACGCATCCGTCGACGGCACGCGCGAGATCCTCGCCGACTATGCGCGGGCGGCACCGGTGACCGTCTTCGACGATCCGGAGCACCGCAAGCAGCAGGCGGAGGTCGTCACGCGGATGGCCCGGCTCGCGGCGACCGAGCACGCTGCCGACTGGGTCATCAACGGCGACGCCGACGAGTTCGTGCTGGCGGGGGAGCGCACGGTCGCCGAGGCGCTTGCGCTGGCGCCCGCGACGCTCGGCTCCTTCCCCGTGCCGGTGCGCAACCTCGTCGGGCCGACAGCGCGCAGCGGCGCAGGGCTCGCGACCCGCATGCACTGGCGCGACGAGCGCTCAGCGCAGCAGCTCGCCGCCGCAGGCGTGCAGGCGCATCCGACTCCGAACGCGATCCATGTCGGCGACCCGCACGTCGAGGTCGCGCAGGGCAACCACGCCGTCTCGACGCCGCAGCGCGGTGCGGTGCCGGATGCGCTCGGGCTCGAGGTGCTGCACGTGCCGTGGCGCTCCTGGGAGCAGTTCGAGCGCAAGACCATCAGCATGGGACGCGGCTACGAGGCGTCGCCGTCGCTCGATCCGAGCCCGAACCATCACGGCATGCGCGACTGGCGCCGCTGGAAGGCCGGCATCCTGCTGCCGTTCTATCTGGCGAGGACGCCCGTCGACGAGGCCGACTTCGGCGAGGGCTTCGTGCGCGACGACCGGCTGGCGACGCGGCTCGCGGCACTCGAGGCGGTGCTGCCCGCGCGGCTCGCCGAGGCGGTCGACCCGGCGCGCGATGCACCCTTCGACCCCGAAGAGGTGCGTGCGCTGCTGTCGAGGGAGCGCGACCTGCACGCGCTCGACGAGGCGTTCCATGCGGAGGTCGCCACCGAGATCGCGCGCAGGCAGGCGCTCGAGCGGCGTGCGATCACGCCGGAGCGGCTCGTGCGCGGTGCGAAGCGCGTCGTGCGCGGTGCCGGGGCGAGGATCCGCCGCATCCGTCGCTGA